The Acomys russatus chromosome 3, mAcoRus1.1, whole genome shotgun sequence genome has a window encoding:
- the LOC127209277 gene encoding histone H2B type 1-F/J/L: MPEPAKSAPAPKKGSKKAVTKAQKKDGKKRKRSRKESYSVYVYKVLKQVHPDTGISSKAMGIMNSFVNDIFERIASEASRLAHYNKRSTITSREIQTAVRLLLPGELAKHAVSEGTKAVTKYTSSK; encoded by the coding sequence ATGCCTGAACCCGCCAAGTCCGCTCCCGCCCCGAAGAAGGGCTCCAAGAAGGCCGTGACCAAGGCGCAGAAGAAGGACGGCAAGAAGCGCAAGCGCAGCCGCAAGGAGAGCTACTCCGTGTACGTGTACAAGGTGCTGAAGCAGGTGCACCCCGACACGGGCATCTCGTCCAAGGCCATGGGCATCATGAACTCGTTCGTCAACGACATCTTCGAGCGCATCGCCAGCGAGGCGTCGCGCCTGGCGCACTACAACAAGCGCTCGACCATCACGTCCCGGGAGATCCAGACGGCCGTGCGCCTGCTGCTGCCCGGGGAGCTGGCCAAGCACGCCGTGTCGGAGGGCACCAAGGCCGTCACCAAGTACACCAGCTCCAAGTAA
- the H1-6 gene encoding histone H1t: MSEMAPAASRCLATSSVEKPPSKRRGKKPGLAAARKPRTFSVTRLIPEALSTSQERAGMSFAALKKALAATGYDVEKNNSRIKLALKRLVNSGVLVQTKGTGASGSFRLSRKAAPEKGKGRKPASAKAKKLGLPRSSRSPKSSKTKVVKKPKATPTKAPGGRRQAKGAKGVQPRNSPGGQARAANPSAAGKAKMTLQKADLRKASARK, from the coding sequence ATGTCAGAAATGGCTCCCGCGGCCTCCAGATGCCTGGCCACCTCCTCAGTGGAGAAACCTCCATCCAAGAGGCGGGGGAAGAAGCCTGGCCTGGCGGCCGCTCGCAAACCTCGTACTTTCTCGGTTACCAGGTTGATTCCCGAGGCTCTTTCGACGTCCCAGGAGAGGGCTGGCATGTCCTTCGCCGCCCTGAAGAAGGCGCTGGCGGCCACCGGCTACGACGTGGAGAAGAACAACAGCCGCATCAAGCTGGCGCTCAAGAGGCTGGTGAACAGCGGGGTCCTGGTGCAGACCAAGGGCACCGGCGCCTCCGGCTCCTTCCGGCTCAGCAGGAAGGCGGCGCCCGAGAAGGGCAAGGGCAGGAAACCGGCCTCCGCTAAGGCCAAGAAGCTGGGCTTGCCCAGGTCCTCGAGGTCGCCCAAGAGCAGTAAGACCAAGGTTGTCAAGAAGCCAAAGGCCACGCCCACAAAGGCACCAGGCGGCAGGCGGCAAGCCAAAGGGGCCAAGGGCGTGCAGCCGCGGAACAGCCCCGGCGGCCAGGCGAGGGCAGCCAACCCCAGCGCGGCTGGGAAGGCCAAGATGACGTTGCAGAAGGCCGACCTGAGGAAGGCCTCAGCGAGGAAGTGA
- the LOC127209475 gene encoding histone H4, with product MSGRGKGGKGLGKGGAKRHRKVLRDNIQGITKPAIRRLARRGGVKRISGLIYEETRGVLKVFLENVIRDAVTYTEHAKRKTVTAMDVVYALKRQGRTLYGFGG from the coding sequence ATGTCTGGTCGAGGTAAGGGAGGAAAAGGTCTGGGCAAGGGAGGCGCCAAGCGGCACCGCAAGGTCCTGCGCGACAACATCCAGGGTATCACCAAGCCCGCCATCCGCCGCCTGGCCCGGCGCGGGGGAGTCAAGCGCATCTCCGGCCTCATCTACGAGGAGACCCGCGGGGTGCTCAAGGTCTTCCTGGAGAACGTGATCCGCGACGCCGTCACCTACACGGAGCACGCCAAGCGCAAGACCGTCACCGCCATGGACGTGGTCTACGCGCTCAAGCGCCAGGGGCGCACGCTCTACGGCTTCGGCGGCTGA
- the Hfe gene encoding hereditary hemochromatosis protein, whose translation MGLPAGLPVLLLLLLLLLWSGALRARPSRSHSLHYFFMGASEPDFGLPLFEALGYVDDQLFVSYNHESRRAEPRAPWILGQTSSQLWLQLSQSLKGWDHMFIVDFWTIMDNYNHSKVTKPGVVPDAHILQVILGCEVQGDNSTSGFWKYAYDGQDHLEFCPETLEWRAQPGAWATKVEWEEHRVRARQSKVYLERDCPEQLREFLELGRGILGQQVPPVVKVTSHWASAGTSLRCQALNFFPQNITMRWLKDNQPLDAKDNSPERVLPNGDGTYQARMTLAVASGDEARFTCQVEHPGLDEPLTASWEPLPSRAVVTGVISAITVCVIFFVGVLLLIFRKRKASGE comes from the exons ATGGGCCTGCCAGCTGGACTACCtgtgctgcttctgctgctgctgctgctgctgtggtccgGGGCCCTGCGGGCACGGCCATCGC GGTCTCATTCTCTGCACTACTTCTTCATGGGTGCCTCAGAGCCAGACTTCGGGCTGCCTTTGTTTGAGGCCCTGGGCTATGTGGATGACCAGCTCTTCGTGTCCTACAATCATGAGAGTCGCCGTGCTGAGCCCCGGGCCCCGTGGATCTTGGGTCAGACCTCAAGccagctgtggctgcagctgaGTCAGAGCCTGAAAGGGTGGGATCACATGTTCATAGTGGACTTCTGGACCATCATGGACAACTATAACCACAGTAAGG TCACAAAGCCGGGAGTGGTGCCCGATGCCCACATCCTGCAGGTGATCCTGGGCTGTGAGGTGCAGGGGGACAACAGTACCAGTGGCTTCTGGAAGTATGCATATGACGGGCAAGACCACCTTGAATTCTGCCCCGAGACACTGGAGTGGAGAGCCCAACCAGGGGCCTGGGCCACCAAGGTGGAGTGGGAAGAGCACAGAGTCCGTGCCAGGCAGAGCAAGGTCTACCTGGAGAGAGACTGCCCCGAGCAGCTGAGAGAGTTCCTGGAGCTAGGGAGAGGGATTCTGGGACAGCAAG TGCCTCCTGTGGTGAAGGTGACCAGCCACTGGGCCTCGGCAGGGACCTCTCTAAGGTGTCAGGCTCTGAACTTCTTCCCCCAGAACATCACTATGAGGTGGCTGAAGGACAACCAGCCACTGGATGCCAAGGACAACAGCCCTGAGCGTGTGCTGCCTAACGGGGATGGGACCTATCAGGCCCGGATGACCTTGGCCGTGGCCTCCGGAGATGAAGCGAGGTTCACATGTCAAGTGGAGCACCCAGGCCTGGATGAGCCTCTCACGGCCTCCTGGG AGCCCTTGCCATCTCGGGCTGTGGTTACTGGAGTCATCAGTGCGATCACCGTTTGTGTCATCTTCTTTGTTGGAGTTCTGCTCCTAATCTTCAGGAAAAGGAAGGCTTCAGGTGAGTGA